The Actinocorallia herbida DNA window GTGGACGCCGCGGTGAAGGCGCGGCCCAGGCCCAGCGCGGCCTCCAGCACGGGCATGAGCTTCTCGCCCTCGCCGTCGTGGTTCTGCATGCCCGCGGAGCTCTGCACGGCGACCCGGACGATGAACTGCGCCTCGACGGCCGAGGCGATGCCCGTCTCAGGGTCGTAGACGCCGTCCTCGCCCACCCCGATCAGCGACACCCGCTTCTGCTCCACATAGCCGTAGACCTGCCACAGGTCCAGGCCCGTGTCGACGTCGTACCGGCTGAGGTAGGAGACGACGAGCACAACGGCGTTCGCGCCTTTCCCCGCGGTGAACCGGGCGCCGTGCGTGCCGCCCTCAGTGCCCGAATCGCAGGCGGAGGGCGCGGCGCCCAAGGTGGCCTTCACCAGGTCGGGGGGGAGCCCGGCGCAGATATCGGGGGTCGGCAGGGGCGCGGCGTCGAGCCGCCCGGTGGGCGTGTACCCGCCGCACCCCGCCACCAGGACGAGGCAGATCGCCGTGCAGGATCTCCGCAGGGCCGTCCGAAGGGCCGAGCCGGGCCAGGAGGCGCGCATGGCGACGCAGGATAGGGCACGGGCCCGGCCTGGTGGAACGCAGGGCGGAGGCGCGCGGAACGACGGGCACAATGGGGCGGTGAGTCTTCCCTGGTCCGAGGCGAGCGCCACCGGCGTCGGCTCCTATCCCGGCACCGACGCCGCCGAGGTCGCCAAGATCGCCCTCGGTGAGCTGTCACTGCCCCATCTGCCCGAACTGCCCGAACGCGGGCCTGGCGCCGACATGGTCGGCCGCTCGGCGGGGCTGCTGGTCGAGCTGCCGGTCCACCTCCAGCCTTCCGGCTGGCGGTTCGCCGACCGTCCCGGCCTCGACCTGCGCCGCGCCCACGACTTCCTCAAATGGGACCTCGACCTGCTGGAGGAGCACGCGGCCGAGGGACCCGTCAAGATCCAGGTGTGCGGACCGTGGACCCTGGCCGCCTCCATCGAACTGCGGTCCGGCGCGCGGGCGCTGCGCGACGCCGGAGCCGTCCGCGACCTCACGGAGTCCCTCGCCGAAGGAGTGGCACGGCACGTCGCCGAGGTGCGCCGCCGCCTTCCGCGCGCCGAGGTCCTGCTCCAGGTGGACGAGCCCGCGCTGCCCGCCGTGCTCACCGGGCGGGTCCCGACCGCGAGCGGCTTCCGCACCCTGCGCTCGATCGCCGGGCCCGTCGCCGCGGAGCGCCTGCGCACCGTCCTCGAGGCGTCCGGGGCCTTCCCGATCGTGCACTGCTGTGCCAAGGACGTCCCGTTCGGGGTGCTGCTCGAAGCGGGCGCCAAGGCCCTGTCCGTCGAGATCTCGGCGATCCCCGCGCGCGACGACGACGTGATCGGCGAGGCGATCGAGGCGGGCATCGGGTTCCTGTTCGGGGTCGTGCCCGGGGTGGACGCGAGGCTGCCGGAACCGGCGAGGTCCGTCGAGCCCGTCCGCGACCTGTGGCGGCGCCTCGGCTTCCCGCCGGGGTCGATCGCGGGCCAGGTCGTGGTGACGCCCGCGTGCGGCATGGCCGGAGCTTCGCCCAGGTATGTCCGGCAGGCGCTCGCGCACTGCGGCAAAGCCGCCAAGTCACTGGCCGACACCCCTGAGTGACCGGCGGAAACTGTCGGACCCGGGCGAGAGGATAGGGGTGTGGTCGCGGCCGGGCGCCGCATGTCGAGCAGGAGGTTCGCAGGATGGACGCCGAGCAGTACGCCGAACGGCACGCGGAGCTCTCCAGGGAGCTGCGCGAGGCGAGCTACCAGTACTACATCCTC harbors:
- a CDS encoding methionine synthase; the protein is MSLPWSEASATGVGSYPGTDAAEVAKIALGELSLPHLPELPERGPGADMVGRSAGLLVELPVHLQPSGWRFADRPGLDLRRAHDFLKWDLDLLEEHAAEGPVKIQVCGPWTLAASIELRSGARALRDAGAVRDLTESLAEGVARHVAEVRRRLPRAEVLLQVDEPALPAVLTGRVPTASGFRTLRSIAGPVAAERLRTVLEASGAFPIVHCCAKDVPFGVLLEAGAKALSVEISAIPARDDDVIGEAIEAGIGFLFGVVPGVDARLPEPARSVEPVRDLWRRLGFPPGSIAGQVVVTPACGMAGASPRYVRQALAHCGKAAKSLADTPE